Proteins encoded together in one Larus michahellis chromosome 4, bLarMic1.1, whole genome shotgun sequence window:
- the TK2 gene encoding thymidine kinase 2, mitochondrial isoform X3: protein MYQDASRWGITLQTYIQLTMLEQHTRPMISPIRMMERSIHSAKYIFVENLYRSGKMPEVDYVVLTEWFDWIQNNTDVSVDLIVYLQTSPEVCYERLKRRCREEEKIIPLEYLEAIHQLYEEWLIKHTLFKVSCPVLVIGADHDVQKMIEKYEENRDQILNPYNMQHHL, encoded by the exons ATGTACCAAGATGCATCAAGATGGGGGATAACATTACAGACTTACATACAGCTTACCATGTTGGAGCAGCATACCAGACCAATG atttccCCCATCCGAATGATGGAGCGATCAATTCAcagtgcaaaatacatttttgtagaaAATTTGTATCGAAG TGGAAAAATGCCAGAGGTGGATTATGTCGTCCTAACCGAATGGTTTGACTGGATCCAGAACAACACGGATGTTTCGGTTGATTTGATAG TTTATCTGCAGACATCTCCTGAAGTCTGTTATGAGAGGTTAAAAAGAAGatgcagagaagaggaaaagatcaTTCCTCTG GAGTATTTAGAAGCTATTCATCAGCTCTACGAAGAGTGGCTCATTAAACATACACTGTTTAAAGTTTCCTGCCCAGTGCTT GTTATTGGAGCTGATCATGACGTACAGAAAATGATAGAAAAGTACGAAGAAAACCGGGACCAAATTCTAAACCCATATAACATGCAACACCATTTATAG